One genomic region from Capra hircus breed San Clemente chromosome 6, ASM170441v1, whole genome shotgun sequence encodes:
- the TLR6 gene encoding toll-like receptor 6 (The RefSeq protein has 27 substitutions, 1 non-frameshifting indel compared to this genomic sequence): MIKDKESPIRSCHFVYIVALVFGTIIQFSDESEFVVDMSKTSLVHVPKDLPPNTKVLDLSQNNISELHLSDVSFLSGLKVLRLSHNRIQGLDISIFKFNHDLEYLDLSHNQLQKISCHPITTSLKHLDLSFNDFDALPICKEFGNLTQLNFLGLSATKLEQLDLLPVAHLHLSCILLDLEDYYMKENKKESLQILNTKKLHLVFHPNSFFSVQVKISVNSLGCLQLTNIKVNDDNCQVLLKFLSELTGRPTLLNFTLNHMETTWKCLVKVFQFLWPKPVEYLNIYNLTIVKSINEEDFTYYKTTLKSLKIEYVTNEVFIFSQTALYTVFSEMNIPMLTISDTPFIHMLCPQEPSTFKFLNFTQNAFTDSVFQNCDTLTRLETLILQKNEFRDLFKTSLITKGMLSLETLDVSWNSLEYDRRNGNCTWVGSIVVLNLSSNALTDSVFRCLPPRIKVLDLHNIRIRSIPIDVTGLETLQELNLASNSLAHLPGCGILSSLSILIIDYTSISSPSAVFFQSCQKIWSLKAGNNPFQCSCALREFIQSVGQVSRDVVEGWPSYTWDYPESYKGTPLKDFHVSQLSCNTALLIVTIVVPGLVLAVAVTVLCIYLDLPWYLRMVCQWTQTRRRARNVPLEERQRTLQFHAFISYSVHASAWVKNVLIPNLEKEDIRICLHGRNFVAGKSIVENIINCIWKSYKSIFVLSPNFVQSEWCHYQLYFAHHNLFHAGSVNLILILLEPIPQNTIPYIYHKLRALMAQRTYLEWLKEKGKHGLFWANIRAAFIIQLRLVTENDDVKG; encoded by the coding sequence ATGATCAAAGACAAAGAATCTCCTATCAGAAGCTGTCATTTTGTTTACATTGTGGCCTTAGTATTTGGAACCATAATCCAgttctctgatgaaagtgaatttGTGGTCGACATGTCAAAAACAAGCCTTGTTCATGTTCCCAAAGACCTGCCACCAAACACCAAAGTCTTAGACTTGTCTCAAAACAACATATCTGAGCTTCACCTGTCTGATGTCAGCTTTCTCTCAGGACTGAAAGTTCTGAGACTTTCCCATAATAGAATCCAGGGCCTTGATATTAGTATTTTCAAGTTCAACCATGATTTGGAATATTTGGATTTATCTCACAATCAGTTGCAGAAGATATCCTGCCATCCAATCACCACGAGTCTCAAGCATTTAGACCTCTCATTCAATGACTTCGATGCCCTGCCCATCTGTAAGGAATTTGGCAACTTGACCCAGCTGAATTTCTTAGGATTAAGTGCTACAAAGTTAGAACAATTAGATCTACTACCTGTTGCTCACTTGCACCTAAGCTGTATCCTTCTGGATTTGGAAGATTattatatgaaagaaaataagaaagaaagtctTCAAATTCTGAATACAAAGAAACTTCACCTTGTCTTTCACCCAAATAGCTTTTTCTCTGTCCAAGTGAAGATATCAGTGAATAGTTTAGGGTGCTTACAACTGACTAATATTAAAGTGAATGATGACAATTGTCaagttttacttaaatttttatcAGAACTCACTGGAAGACCAACGTTATTAAATTTTACCCTCAACCATATGGAAACAACTTGGAAATGTTTGGTTAAAGTTTTTCAGTTCCTTTGGCCCAAACCTGTAGAATATCTCAATATTTACAATTTAACAATAGTTAAAAGCATTAATGAAGAAGATTTTACTTATTATAAAACGACATTGAAGTCACTGAAAATAGAATATGTTACGAacgaagtttttattttttcacagacaGCATTATACACAGTGTTTTCTGAGATGAACATTCCGATGTTAACCATATCAGACACACCCTTTATACACATGCTTTGTCCTCAGGAACCAAGCACATTTAAGTTTTTGAACTTTACCCAGAATGCTTTCACGGATAGTGTCTTTCAAAATTGTGACACTTTAACTAGATTGGAGAcacttattttacaaaagaatgaattaaaagaCCTTTTCAAAACAAGTCTCATGACTAAGGGTATGCTTTCTTTGGAAACACTGGATGTTAGCTGGAATTCTTTGGAATATGACAGACGTAATGGAAATTGCACCTGGGTTGGGAGTATAGTGGTGTTAAATTTATCTTCAAATGCCCTCACTGACTCTGTTTTCAGATGTTTACCTCCTCGGATCAAGGTTCTTGATCTTCACAATAACAGAATAAGGAGCATCCCTAAAGATGTCACTGGTCTAGAAACCTTGCAAGAACTCAACCTTGCTTCCAATTCTTTAGCCCACCTTCCTGGATGTGGTATCCTTAGCAGCCTTTCCATACTGATCATTGACTATAATTCAATTTCCAGTCCATCAGCTGATTTCTTCCAGAGCTGCCAGAAGATTAGGTCCCTCAAAGCAGGGAACAATCCATTCCAATGTTCCTGTGAGCTAAGAGAGTTTATCCAAAGTGTAGGCCAAGTATCAAGTGACGTGGTAGAGGGCTGGCCTGAGTCTTATAAGTGTGACTATCCGGaaagctaccagggaacccctcTGAAGGACTTCCACGTATCTGAGCTATCCTGCAACACAGCTCTGCTGATTGTCACCATTGTGGTCCCTGGGCTGGTGCTGGCTGTTGCTGTGACTGTCCTCTGTATCTACCTGGATCTGCCCTGGTACCTCAGGATGGTGTGTCAGTGGACGCAGACCCGGCGCAGGGCCAGGAATGTACCCTTGGAAGAACGCCAAAGAACTCTCCAGTTCCATGCTTTTATTTCATACAGTGAACATGACTCTGCCTGGGTGAAGAATGAATTAATACCAAAcctagaaaaagaagatataaggATTTGTCTCCATGAGAGAAACTTTGTTGCTGGCAAAAGCATCGTGGAAAATATCATCAACTGCATTGAGAAAAGTTACAAGTCCATCTTCGTTTTGTCTCCCAACTTTGTCCAGAGCGAGTGGTGTCATTATGAACTCTACTTTGCCCACCACAATCTCTTCCATGAAGGATCTGATAACTTAATCCTGATCTTGCTGGAACCCATTCCACAGAACACCATTCCTGATAGATATCACAAGCTAAGAGCTCTCATGGCACAGAGAACTTATTTGGAATGGCCCAAGGAAAAGGGCAAGCATGGACTCTTTTGGGCTAATATTAGAGCTGCCTTTAATATTAAATTAAGACTAGTCACTGAAAATGATGAtgtgaaaggttaa
- the TLR6 gene encoding toll-like receptor 6 isoform X1, producing the protein MIKDKESPIRSCHFVYIVALVFGTIIQFSDESEFVVDMSKTSLVHVPKDLPPNTKVLDLSQNNISELHLSDVSFLSGLKVLRLSHNRIQGLDISIFKFNHDLEYLDLSHNQLQKISCHPITTSLKHLDLSFNDFDALPICKEFGNLTQLNFLGLSATKLEQLDLLPVAHLHLSCILLDLEDYYMKENKKESLQILNTKKLHLVFHPNSFFSVQVKISVNSLGCLQLTNIKVNDDNCQVLLKFLSELTGRPTLLNFTLNHMETTWKCLVKVFQFLWPKPVEYLNIYNLTIVKSINEEDFTYYKTTLKSLKIEYVTNEVFIFSQTALYTVFSEMNIPMLTISDTPFIHMLCPQEPSTFKFLNFTQNAFTDSVFQNCDTLTRLETLILQKNELKDLFKTSLMTKGMLSLETLDVSWNSLEYDRRNGNCTWVGSIVVLNLSSNALTDSVFRCLPPRIKVLDLHNNRIRSIPKDVTGLETLQELNLASNSLAHLPGCGILSSLSILIIDYNSISSPSADFFQSCQKIRSLKAGNNPFQCSCELREFIQSVGQVSSDVVEGWPESYKCDYPESYQGTPLKDFHVSELSCNTALLIVTIVVPGLVLAVAVTVLCIYLDLPWYLRMVCQWTQTRRRARNVPLEERQRTLQFHAFISYSEHDSAWVKNELIPNLEKEDIRICLHERNFVAGKSIVENIINCIEKSYKSIFVLSPNFVQSEWCHYELYFAHHNLFHEGSDNLILILLEPIPQNTIPDRYHKLRALMAQRTYLEWPKEKGKHGLFWANIRAAFNIKLRLVTENDDVKG; encoded by the coding sequence ATGATCAAAGACAAAGAATCTCCTATCAGAAGCTGTCATTTTGTTTACATTGTGGCCTTAGTATTTGGAACCATAATCCAgttctctgatgaaagtgaatttGTGGTCGACATGTCAAAAACAAGCCTTGTTCATGTTCCCAAAGACCTGCCACCAAACACCAAAGTCTTAGACTTGTCTCAAAACAACATATCTGAGCTTCACCTGTCTGATGTCAGCTTTCTCTCAGGACTGAAAGTTCTGAGACTTTCCCATAATAGAATCCAGGGCCTTGATATTAGTATTTTCAAGTTCAACCATGATTTGGAATATTTGGATTTATCTCACAATCAGTTGCAGAAGATATCCTGCCATCCAATCACCACGAGTCTCAAGCATTTAGACCTCTCATTCAATGACTTCGATGCCCTGCCCATCTGTAAGGAATTTGGCAACTTGACCCAGCTGAATTTCTTAGGATTAAGTGCTACAAAGTTAGAACAATTAGATCTACTACCTGTTGCTCACTTGCACCTAAGCTGTATCCTTCTGGATTTGGAAGATTattatatgaaagaaaataagaaagaaagtctTCAAATTCTGAATACAAAGAAACTTCACCTTGTCTTTCACCCAAATAGCTTTTTCTCTGTCCAAGTGAAGATATCAGTGAATAGTTTAGGGTGCTTACAACTGACTAATATTAAAGTGAATGATGACAATTGTCaagttttacttaaatttttatcAGAACTCACTGGAAGACCAACGTTATTAAATTTTACCCTCAACCATATGGAAACAACTTGGAAATGTTTGGTTAAAGTTTTTCAGTTCCTTTGGCCCAAACCTGTAGAATATCTCAATATTTACAATTTAACAATAGTTAAAAGCATTAATGAAGAAGATTTTACTTATTATAAAACGACATTGAAGTCACTGAAAATAGAATATGTTACGAacgaagtttttattttttcacagacaGCATTATACACAGTGTTTTCTGAGATGAACATTCCGATGTTAACCATATCAGACACACCCTTTATACACATGCTTTGTCCTCAGGAACCAAGCACATTTAAGTTTTTGAACTTTACCCAGAATGCTTTCACGGATAGTGTCTTTCAAAATTGTGACACTTTAACTAGATTGGAGAcacttattttacaaaagaatgaattaaaagaCCTTTTCAAAACAAGTCTCATGACTAAGGGTATGCTTTCTTTGGAAACACTGGATGTTAGCTGGAATTCTTTGGAATATGACAGACGTAATGGAAATTGCACCTGGGTTGGGAGTATAGTGGTGTTAAATTTATCTTCAAATGCCCTCACTGACTCTGTTTTCAGATGTTTACCTCCTCGGATCAAGGTTCTTGATCTTCACAATAACAGAATAAGGAGCATCCCTAAAGATGTCACTGGTCTAGAAACCTTGCAAGAACTCAACCTTGCTTCCAATTCTTTAGCCCACCTTCCTGGATGTGGTATCCTTAGCAGCCTTTCCATACTGATCATTGACTATAATTCAATTTCCAGTCCATCAGCTGATTTCTTCCAGAGCTGCCAGAAGATTAGGTCCCTCAAAGCAGGGAACAATCCATTCCAATGTTCCTGTGAGCTAAGAGAGTTTATCCAAAGTGTAGGCCAAGTATCAAGTGACGTGGTAGAGGGCTGGCCTGAGTCTTATAAGTGTGACTATCCGGaaagctaccagggaacccctcTGAAGGACTTCCACGTATCTGAGCTATCCTGCAACACAGCTCTGCTGATTGTCACCATTGTGGTCCCTGGGCTGGTGCTGGCTGTTGCTGTGACTGTCCTCTGTATCTACCTGGATCTGCCCTGGTACCTCAGGATGGTGTGTCAGTGGACGCAGACCCGGCGCAGGGCCAGGAATGTACCCTTGGAAGAACGCCAAAGAACTCTCCAGTTCCATGCTTTTATTTCATACAGTGAACATGACTCTGCCTGGGTGAAGAATGAATTAATACCAAAcctagaaaaagaagatataaggATTTGTCTCCATGAGAGAAACTTTGTTGCTGGCAAAAGCATCGTGGAAAATATCATCAACTGCATTGAGAAAAGTTACAAGTCCATCTTCGTTTTGTCTCCCAACTTTGTCCAGAGCGAGTGGTGTCATTATGAACTCTACTTTGCCCACCACAATCTCTTCCATGAAGGATCTGATAACTTAATCCTGATCTTGCTGGAACCCATTCCACAGAACACCATTCCTGATAGATATCACAAGCTAAGAGCTCTCATGGCACAGAGAACTTATTTGGAATGGCCCAAGGAAAAGGGCAAGCATGGACTCTTTTGGGCTAATATTAGAGCTGCCTTTAATATTAAATTAAGACTAGTCACTGAAAATGATGAtgtgaaaggttaa